The following proteins come from a genomic window of Pseudomonas sp. WJP1:
- a CDS encoding ABC transporter permease yields the protein MDIDLLSNIFYAMVRCGTPLLLVALGELVCEKSGVLNLGQEGMMLFGAVMGFIIAFSTGNLWLGVLLAMFAGMLLSSLFALVALVFNANQVATGLALTIFGVGLSTFVGAAWVGKPLAGFEPVALPYLSEIPLIGRMLFAQDLLVYLSFALFALVAWATLKTRVGLIIQAVGENPDAASAMGLPVLAVRALAVLFGGAMAGLAGAYLSLAYTPMWAENMSAGRGWIALALVVFASWRVWRLLLGAYLFGLASILHLVAQGLGLAIPSSLLAMLPYVATIVVLVLLSRDKVRTRLYAPVSLGQPWQAGH from the coding sequence ATGGATATCGATCTGCTGAGCAACATTTTCTACGCCATGGTTCGCTGCGGTACGCCGCTGCTGCTGGTGGCGCTGGGCGAACTGGTCTGCGAGAAAAGCGGCGTACTCAATCTGGGCCAGGAAGGCATGATGCTGTTTGGCGCGGTGATGGGTTTCATCATCGCGTTCAGCACCGGCAACCTGTGGCTGGGCGTATTGCTGGCGATGTTCGCCGGGATGCTGTTGTCATCGTTGTTTGCCCTGGTGGCGCTGGTGTTCAACGCCAACCAGGTGGCCACCGGGCTGGCCCTGACGATTTTCGGCGTGGGACTGTCGACCTTTGTCGGTGCGGCATGGGTCGGCAAACCGTTGGCGGGCTTCGAACCGGTGGCGCTGCCTTACCTGAGCGAGATACCGCTGATCGGACGTATGCTGTTCGCCCAGGATCTGCTGGTGTACCTGTCATTCGCGCTGTTTGCGCTGGTGGCCTGGGCGACGCTGAAAACCCGTGTCGGGCTGATCATCCAGGCAGTCGGCGAAAACCCGGATGCCGCCAGTGCCATGGGCTTGCCGGTGTTGGCCGTGCGGGCCTTGGCGGTGTTGTTTGGCGGCGCGATGGCGGGACTGGCCGGCGCGTACCTGTCGCTGGCCTACACACCCATGTGGGCGGAAAACATGAGCGCCGGCCGCGGCTGGATTGCCCTGGCACTGGTGGTGTTCGCCAGTTGGCGGGTATGGCGCTTGCTGCTGGGCGCTTACCTGTTCGGACTCGCCAGCATCCTGCACCTGGTGGCGCAGGGGCTGGGGCTGGCGATTCCATCGAGTTTGCTGGCGATGCTGCCGTATGTGGCGACCATTGTGGTGCTGGTGCTGCTATCTCGGGACAAGGTGCGCACGCGCTTGTATGCGCCGGTTTCGTTGGGGCAGCCGTGGCAGGCTGGGCATTAG
- a CDS encoding ABC transporter permease: MLLSLEPRGQQSSLMLWCSPLLAAVLTLGCGSLLFIALGHDPLLTLHTLLIAPISDLYGLSEWLVKALPILLCALGLAVAYQARIWNIGAEGQLLLGALAGSALAVNFIEMQSRWALVLILLAGTLAGAAWAGLTAWLRTRFNANEILTSIMLNYIALNLLLFCVHGPLKDPEGFNFPQSAMFGDASRLPLLMEDGRVHAGVYFALLALVAVWVLLHKSFVGFQIKVLGLDKRAAGFVGFREKRLIWLALLISGGLAGLAGACEVTGPIGQLVPQVSPGYGYAAITVAFLGRLNPIGIVFSSLLMALLYIGGESAQMSLNLPQAISQLFQGMMLFFLLACDVLILYRPRLNLRWTRRAPASAVQQVGAL; encoded by the coding sequence ATGCTGCTTTCCCTTGAACCCCGTGGCCAGCAATCAAGCCTGATGCTGTGGTGCTCGCCGCTGTTGGCGGCGGTCCTGACCCTGGGCTGTGGCTCATTGCTGTTTATCGCATTGGGTCACGATCCGCTGCTGACGTTGCATACGCTGTTGATCGCGCCGATCAGCGACCTGTATGGCCTCTCCGAGTGGCTGGTCAAAGCATTGCCGATCCTGCTCTGTGCGTTGGGCCTGGCCGTTGCCTACCAGGCGCGGATCTGGAACATCGGCGCCGAAGGCCAACTGCTGCTCGGCGCCTTGGCTGGCAGCGCGTTGGCGGTGAACTTCATCGAGATGCAAAGTCGCTGGGCACTGGTCCTGATCCTGCTTGCCGGGACCCTGGCCGGCGCCGCGTGGGCGGGGCTGACGGCGTGGTTGCGCACGCGCTTCAACGCCAATGAAATCCTTACCAGCATCATGCTCAATTACATCGCCCTGAACCTGCTGCTGTTTTGCGTCCACGGTCCCCTGAAAGATCCGGAAGGGTTCAATTTTCCGCAGTCGGCGATGTTCGGTGACGCCAGCCGTTTGCCGCTGCTGATGGAGGATGGCCGGGTTCACGCCGGCGTGTATTTCGCCCTGCTCGCCCTGGTGGCGGTGTGGGTGTTGTTGCACAAAAGCTTCGTCGGGTTCCAGATCAAGGTGCTGGGGCTGGACAAGCGCGCGGCCGGTTTCGTCGGCTTTCGCGAAAAGCGCCTGATCTGGCTGGCGCTGTTGATCAGCGGTGGCCTGGCGGGCCTGGCGGGTGCGTGCGAGGTGACCGGGCCGATCGGCCAGTTGGTGCCGCAAGTGTCGCCGGGTTACGGCTATGCGGCGATCACCGTAGCGTTTCTCGGGCGGTTGAACCCCATTGGCATTGTGTTTTCCAGCTTGTTGATGGCGCTGCTGTACATCGGTGGCGAGAGTGCGCAGATGAGCTTGAACCTGCCGCAAGCGATCAGCCAATTGTTCCAGGGGATGATGCTGTTTTTCCTGCTGGCCTGTGATGTGCTGATTCTCTACCGACCCCGCTTGAACCTGCGCTGGACACGCCGCGCACCCGCCTCCGCCGTACAACAAGTAGGTGCGCTTTGA
- a CDS encoding ABC transporter ATP-binding protein codes for MPTADPTPRLQLSNISKRYPGCLANDAIDLTIAPGEIHALLGENGAGKSTLMKIIYGVVHADAGEMFWHGQPVNLRNPAQARDLGIGMVFQHFSLFETLSVAQNIALAMGPAAGSPNQLEHKISEVSQRYGMALEPQRLVHSLSIGERQRVEIIRCLMQDIRLLILDEPTSVLTPQEAEDLFVTLRRLAAEGCSILFISHKLAEVRALCHSATVLRGGRVAGHCVPADYSDRQLAHLMVGEAAELIADYPKVVGTDVFLNIQGLSWHNPDPFGCSLKAIDLAVCTGEIVGIAGVAGNGQDELLALLSGEERLGRNDAATISFGGEPVAHLRADARRQRGLAFVPAERLGHGAVPDLSLTDNALLSAFQQGLVSKGLIQRGKVQLLAQAIIDRFGVKASGTQAPARSLSGGNLQKFILGREILQQPKLLVAAHPTWGVDVGAAATIHRALIALRDAGAAILVISEDLDELFQISDRLGALCSGRLSPLKATVDTRLIDVGGWMAGQFDAPQLPACATR; via the coding sequence ATGCCCACCGCCGATCCAACGCCCCGTTTGCAACTGAGCAACATCAGTAAACGCTACCCCGGCTGCCTGGCCAACGATGCTATCGATCTGACTATCGCGCCTGGTGAGATCCACGCGTTGCTCGGCGAAAACGGTGCGGGCAAAAGCACCTTGATGAAAATCATCTACGGCGTCGTGCATGCCGACGCTGGCGAGATGTTCTGGCATGGCCAGCCTGTGAACCTGCGCAACCCGGCCCAGGCTCGCGACTTGGGGATCGGCATGGTGTTCCAGCATTTCTCGCTGTTCGAAACCCTGAGTGTGGCGCAGAACATCGCATTGGCCATGGGGCCGGCGGCAGGCTCGCCCAATCAGCTTGAACATAAGATAAGTGAAGTGTCGCAACGCTACGGCATGGCGCTGGAGCCGCAGCGGCTGGTCCACAGCCTGTCCATCGGCGAACGGCAACGGGTGGAAATCATCCGCTGCCTGATGCAGGACATCCGCCTGCTGATTCTCGACGAACCGACCTCGGTGTTGACCCCACAAGAGGCCGAGGACTTGTTCGTGACCCTGCGTCGACTGGCCGCCGAGGGCTGCAGCATTTTGTTCATCAGCCACAAACTCGCCGAAGTGCGTGCGTTGTGCCACAGCGCGACCGTGTTGCGTGGCGGGCGAGTGGCCGGGCATTGCGTGCCGGCCGACTACTCGGATCGGCAACTGGCGCACCTGATGGTTGGCGAAGCGGCGGAGTTGATCGCCGATTACCCAAAGGTGGTGGGCACCGATGTTTTCTTGAACATACAAGGTTTGTCCTGGCACAACCCGGACCCGTTCGGTTGCTCGCTCAAGGCCATCGACCTGGCCGTGTGCACCGGTGAAATAGTCGGCATCGCCGGTGTCGCCGGCAATGGTCAGGATGAGCTGCTGGCGTTGCTCAGCGGCGAAGAACGGCTGGGCCGCAATGATGCGGCAACCATCAGTTTCGGCGGCGAACCGGTCGCGCATCTACGTGCCGATGCCCGTCGCCAACGCGGACTGGCCTTCGTCCCGGCCGAACGACTGGGACATGGCGCCGTGCCGGATCTGAGCCTGACCGACAACGCCCTGCTTAGCGCATTCCAGCAAGGGTTGGTGAGCAAGGGGCTGATCCAGCGCGGCAAGGTCCAGTTGCTGGCGCAAGCGATCATTGACCGCTTCGGGGTCAAGGCTTCCGGCACCCAGGCGCCAGCCCGCAGCCTGTCCGGTGGCAACTTGCAGAAATTCATCCTGGGCAGGGAGATTCTTCAACAACCGAAATTGCTGGTGGCCGCGCACCCGACCTGGGGCGTGGATGTCGGCGCGGCCGCAACCATCCACCGTGCGCTGATTGCCCTGCGCGATGCTGGCGCGGCAATCCTGGTGATTTCCGAAGACCTCGACGAACTGTTCCAGATCAGCGACCGCCTCGGTGCCTTGTGCAGCGGCCGGTTATCACCGCTCAAGGCTACCGTCGACACCCGCCTGATCGATGTCGGTGGCTGGATGGCCGGCCAGTTTGACGCCCCTCAATTACCTGCCTGCGCAACACGTTAA
- a CDS encoding IMPACT family protein: MPFTLSDFCEYREDIRKSRFITFAAPIASPAEAQAFIAQHSDPNATHNCWAWKLGDQYRSTDDGEPGGTAGRPILAAIEAQDCDQVVVLVIRWYGGIQLGTGGLARAYGGGANKCLQAAPKVELISRVPVRCACAFGELALVKLRVAELGGLVVQEDFTANGVELQLAVGAGQIQTLQSQLADLSRGRIVLER, translated from the coding sequence ATGCCTTTTACCCTCAGCGACTTTTGCGAATACCGCGAAGATATTCGCAAAAGCCGCTTCATCACCTTCGCCGCGCCGATCGCCAGCCCCGCCGAAGCCCAGGCCTTCATCGCCCAACACAGCGATCCGAACGCCACGCACAATTGCTGGGCGTGGAAGCTCGGCGATCAATACCGCAGCACCGACGACGGCGAGCCGGGCGGCACGGCCGGACGGCCGATCCTGGCGGCCATCGAAGCCCAGGATTGCGATCAAGTCGTCGTACTGGTGATTCGCTGGTATGGCGGCATTCAACTGGGCACCGGTGGCTTGGCCCGAGCCTATGGCGGCGGCGCCAACAAATGCCTGCAAGCGGCACCGAAGGTTGAGTTGATCAGTCGGGTGCCGGTGCGATGCGCTTGTGCGTTCGGTGAGCTGGCATTGGTCAAGCTGCGGGTTGCGGAACTCGGTGGGCTGGTGGTGCAGGAGGATTTCACGGCCAATGGCGTTGAACTGCAACTGGCGGTGGGCGCCGGGCAGATCCAGACGTTGCAATCTCAGTTGGCTGATTTGAGTCGCGGGCGGATTGTGTTGGAGCGCTGA
- a CDS encoding TetR/AcrR family transcriptional regulator, which yields MTFEVPAHSGKPASRIRQKNEETIIKAAEDEFARHGFKGTSMNTIALNAGLPKANLHYYFTNKLGLYVAVLSNIIELWDSTFNTLTAQDDPAEALTRYIRAKMEFSRRQPQASRIFAMEVISGGECLTEYFNQDYRAWFQGRAAVFQAWIDAGKMDPVDPVHLIFLLWGSTQHYADFATQICRVSGRSKLTKQDMEDAGNNLIRIILKGCGLTPTL from the coding sequence ATGACCTTTGAAGTCCCAGCTCACAGCGGCAAACCCGCCAGCCGTATTCGTCAGAAAAACGAAGAGACCATCATCAAGGCCGCCGAGGACGAGTTCGCCCGCCACGGGTTCAAGGGCACCAGCATGAACACCATTGCCCTGAATGCCGGCTTGCCCAAGGCGAACCTGCATTATTACTTCACCAACAAACTCGGTTTGTACGTGGCGGTGCTGAGCAACATCATCGAGTTGTGGGACAGCACCTTCAATACCCTGACCGCCCAGGACGACCCCGCCGAAGCCCTGACCCGCTACATCCGCGCCAAGATGGAGTTTTCCCGGCGCCAGCCGCAGGCGTCTCGAATCTTCGCCATGGAGGTCATCAGTGGCGGCGAATGCCTGACCGAATATTTCAACCAGGACTATCGCGCCTGGTTCCAGGGCCGTGCCGCGGTATTCCAGGCATGGATTGACGCTGGCAAAATGGACCCGGTCGACCCGGTGCACCTGATTTTCCTGTTGTGGGGCAGCACCCAGCATTACGCCGACTTCGCCACGCAGATCTGCCGGGTCAGCGGACGTAGCAAGCTGACCAAGCAGGACATGGAAGACGCCGGCAACAACCTGATCCGTATCATTCTCAAAGGCTGCGGCCTGACACCTACCCTCTAA
- a CDS encoding LysR family transcriptional regulator, whose amino-acid sequence MSSRRPDPLAQVSDFDIRLLRIFRSVVECGGFSAAESVLGIGRSAISQQMSDLEQRLGLRLCQRGRAGFSLTEEGREVYQSALQLLSALESFRTEVNGLHQHLRGELTIGLTDNLVTLPHMRITHALAQLKERGPDVQIQIRMIAPNEVEQGVLDGRLHVGVVPQASALSGLEYQPLYSERSLLYCAVGHPLFYVDDKQLDDGRLNSQDAIAPTFRLPADIQAHYQALNCTASASDREGMAFLILTGRYIGYLPDHYASLWVQQGRLRALKPKTRFYDLSLASVTRKGRRPHLVLESFLESLAATR is encoded by the coding sequence ATGAGTAGCCGCCGCCCCGATCCACTGGCGCAAGTCAGCGACTTCGATATCCGCCTGCTGCGGATCTTTCGCAGCGTGGTTGAATGCGGTGGCTTCTCCGCGGCTGAAAGCGTGCTTGGTATCGGTCGCTCGGCGATCAGCCAGCAGATGAGCGACCTGGAGCAGCGCCTGGGCTTGCGTCTGTGCCAACGCGGTCGCGCCGGGTTTTCCCTGACGGAAGAAGGTCGCGAGGTTTATCAATCGGCGTTGCAGCTGTTGAGTGCGCTGGAAAGTTTCCGCACCGAGGTCAACGGCCTGCACCAGCATCTGCGCGGCGAGTTGACCATCGGCCTGACCGACAACCTGGTCACCCTGCCGCACATGCGCATCACCCACGCCTTGGCGCAATTGAAGGAACGCGGTCCGGATGTGCAGATTCAGATCCGCATGATCGCGCCCAACGAAGTCGAACAAGGCGTACTCGACGGGCGCCTGCATGTCGGCGTGGTGCCCCAGGCCAGCGCGTTGTCGGGGCTGGAATATCAGCCGCTCTACAGCGAACGCTCATTGCTGTATTGCGCGGTTGGTCACCCTTTGTTTTATGTCGACGACAAGCAGCTGGACGACGGGCGCCTGAATAGCCAGGACGCCATCGCCCCGACCTTTCGTTTGCCCGCGGATATCCAGGCGCATTACCAGGCACTCAACTGCACCGCCAGCGCGTCGGACCGCGAAGGCATGGCGTTCCTGATCCTGACCGGGCGCTACATCGGCTACCTGCCAGACCATTACGCGAGCCTCTGGGTGCAGCAGGGTCGCCTACGCGCGCTGAAACCCAAGACGCGGTTTTATGACTTGAGCCTGGCCTCGGTGACCCGCAAGGGACGTCGCCCGCACCTGGTGCTGGAAAGCTTCCTGGAAAGCCTGGCCGCGACGCGCTGA
- a CDS encoding aspartate aminotransferase family protein, with protein MNLPENAPTSLASQLKLDAHWMPYTANRNFQRDPRLIVGAEGSWLIDDKGRKVYDSLSGLWTCGAGHTRKEIQEAVAKQLGTLDYSPGFQYGHPLSFQLAEKITDLTPGNLNHVFFTDSGSECADTAVKMVRAYWRLKGQSTKTKMIGRARGYHGVNIAGTSLGGVNGNRKLFGQAMMDVDHLPHTLLASNAYSRGMPEQGGIALADELLKLIELHDASNIAAVFVEPLAGSAGVLVPPQGYLKRLREICDQHNILLVFDEVITGFGRTGTMFGATTFGVTPDLMCIAKQVTNGAIPMGAVIASSEIYQTFMNQPTPEYAVEFPHGYTYSAHPVACAAGLAALDLLQKENLVQSVAEVAPHFENALHGLKGTKNIIDIRNYGLAGAIQIAPRDGDAIVRPFEAGMALWKAGFYVRFGGDTLQFGPTFNSKPQDLDRLFDAVGEVLGKID; from the coding sequence ATGAACTTGCCCGAGAACGCTCCGACATCCCTGGCCAGCCAGCTCAAGCTCGACGCTCACTGGATGCCGTACACCGCCAACCGTAACTTCCAGCGCGATCCGCGCCTGATCGTTGGCGCAGAAGGCAGCTGGCTGATCGACGACAAGGGCCGCAAAGTCTATGACTCGCTGTCCGGGCTGTGGACCTGCGGTGCGGGCCATACTCGCAAGGAAATCCAGGAAGCGGTCGCCAAGCAACTCGGCACTCTCGATTACTCGCCAGGTTTCCAGTACGGGCATCCGCTGTCGTTCCAGCTGGCGGAAAAGATCACCGACCTGACGCCGGGCAACCTGAACCACGTGTTCTTCACCGACTCGGGTTCCGAGTGCGCCGACACGGCGGTGAAGATGGTGCGTGCCTACTGGCGCCTCAAGGGCCAGTCGACCAAGACCAAGATGATCGGTCGTGCCCGTGGCTACCACGGCGTGAACATCGCCGGCACCAGCCTCGGCGGCGTGAACGGCAACCGCAAACTGTTCGGCCAGGCGATGATGGACGTCGACCACCTGCCGCACACTTTGCTGGCAAGCAACGCTTACTCCCGTGGCATGCCGGAGCAGGGTGGTATCGCCCTGGCTGACGAACTGCTCAAGCTCATCGAACTGCACGATGCGTCGAACATCGCGGCAGTATTCGTCGAGCCATTGGCCGGTTCCGCTGGCGTGCTGGTTCCGCCACAGGGTTACCTCAAGCGTCTGCGTGAAATCTGTGACCAGCACAACATCCTGCTGGTGTTCGACGAAGTGATCACCGGTTTCGGCCGTACCGGCACCATGTTCGGCGCCACCACCTTCGGCGTGACCCCGGACTTGATGTGTATCGCCAAGCAAGTCACCAACGGCGCGATCCCGATGGGTGCGGTGATTGCCAGCTCCGAGATCTACCAGACCTTCATGAATCAGCCGACGCCTGAATACGCGGTGGAATTCCCCCACGGCTACACCTATTCCGCACACCCGGTGGCGTGCGCCGCGGGCCTGGCAGCACTCGACCTGCTGCAAAAGGAAAACCTGGTACAGAGCGTCGCCGAAGTCGCACCGCATTTCGAAAATGCGCTGCATGGCCTCAAGGGCACCAAGAACATCATCGACATCCGTAACTATGGCCTGGCGGGTGCGATCCAGATTGCACCACGTGACGGCGACGCCATCGTGCGCCCGTTCGAAGCGGGCATGGCCTTGTGGAAAGCCGGTTTCTACGTGCGTTTCGGCGGCGACACCCTGCAGTTCGGCCCAACGTTCAACAGCAAGCCGCAGGACCTGGATCGACTGTTCGACGCGGTCGGCGAAGTGCTGGGCAAGATCGACTGA
- a CDS encoding CoA-acylating methylmalonate-semialdehyde dehydrogenase — MSVIPHLINGELVTENGRAVDVFNPSTGQAIHKLPLATRETIQSAIDAGKAAFPAWRNTPPAKRAQVMFRFKQLLEQNEARIAQLISEEHGKTLEDAAGELKRGIENVEFACAAPEILKGEYSRNVGPNIDAWSDFQPLGVVAGITPFNFPAMVPLWMYPLAIVCGNCFILKPSERDPSSTLLIAQLLLEAGLPKGVLSVVHGDKTAVDALIEAPEVKALSFVGSTPIAEYIYSEGTKRGKRVQALGGAKNHAVLMPDADLDNAVSALMGAAYGSCGERCMAISVAVCVGDQVADALVAKLVPQIQALKIGAGTSCGLDMGPLVTGQARDKVSGYVEDGVAAGATLVVDGRGLTVAGHEEGFFLGGCLFDNVTPEMRIYKEEIFGPVLCVVRVNSLEEAMQLINDHEYGNGTCIFTRDGEAARLFCDEIEVGMVGVNVPLPVPVAYHSFGGWKRSLFGDLHAYGPDGVRFYTRRKAITQRWPQRASHEASQFAFPSL; from the coding sequence ATGAGCGTTATTCCGCATTTGATCAATGGCGAACTGGTGACCGAGAACGGTCGCGCGGTTGATGTGTTCAACCCGTCCACCGGCCAGGCTATCCACAAGTTGCCGCTGGCGACCCGCGAAACCATCCAGAGCGCCATCGATGCCGGCAAGGCAGCATTCCCGGCCTGGCGCAACACGCCGCCGGCCAAGCGTGCCCAGGTGATGTTCCGCTTCAAGCAACTGCTGGAGCAGAACGAAGCGCGTATCGCTCAACTGATCAGCGAAGAGCACGGCAAGACGCTGGAAGACGCTGCGGGTGAATTGAAACGCGGTATCGAGAACGTCGAGTTCGCTTGCGCGGCACCGGAAATCCTCAAGGGCGAATACAGCCGCAACGTGGGCCCGAATATCGATGCATGGTCGGACTTCCAGCCGCTGGGCGTAGTGGCTGGTATCACGCCGTTCAATTTCCCGGCCATGGTGCCGCTGTGGATGTACCCGCTGGCGATCGTGTGCGGCAACTGCTTCATCCTCAAGCCGTCCGAGCGTGACCCGAGCTCGACGCTGCTGATTGCCCAGTTGCTGCTGGAAGCGGGTCTACCTAAAGGCGTGCTGAGCGTGGTGCACGGTGACAAGACTGCGGTGGACGCGTTGATCGAGGCGCCGGAAGTCAAAGCACTGAGTTTTGTTGGTTCGACGCCGATTGCCGAATACATCTACAGCGAAGGCACCAAGCGCGGCAAACGCGTGCAGGCCCTGGGCGGGGCGAAGAACCACGCCGTGCTGATGCCGGACGCGGACCTGGACAATGCCGTCAGCGCACTGATGGGTGCGGCCTATGGTTCCTGCGGCGAGCGTTGCATGGCGATCTCGGTAGCCGTGTGCGTCGGTGACCAGGTGGCGGATGCACTGGTGGCCAAGCTAGTACCACAGATCCAGGCGTTGAAAATCGGTGCTGGTACTTCCTGCGGTCTGGACATGGGCCCACTGGTGACTGGCCAGGCACGCGACAAGGTCAGCGGTTATGTCGAAGATGGCGTAGCCGCCGGTGCGACACTGGTGGTGGATGGCCGTGGCCTGACCGTCGCTGGTCACGAGGAAGGTTTCTTCCTGGGTGGCTGCCTGTTCGATAACGTCACGCCAGAAATGCGCATCTATAAGGAAGAGATCTTCGGGCCAGTGCTGTGCGTCGTCCGGGTCAACAGCCTGGAAGAAGCGATGCAACTGATCAACGATCACGAGTATGGCAACGGCACTTGCATCTTCACCCGTGACGGGGAAGCGGCCCGCTTGTTCTGCGACGAGATCGAAGTCGGCATGGTCGGCGTCAACGTACCGCTGCCGGTGCCGGTGGCTTACCACAGCTTTGGTGGCTGGAAACGTTCGCTGTTCGGCGACTTGCATGCCTATGGTCCGGATGGCGTGCGCTTCTACACCCGCCGCAAGGCCATCACCCAGCGCTGGCCGCAGCGTGCGAGCCATGAAGCTTCGCAGTTCGCTTTCCCTAGCTTGTAA